One genomic segment of Caloranaerobacter ferrireducens includes these proteins:
- a CDS encoding deoxyribonuclease IV: MFLGCHLTISKGYSKAAEVAISIGANTFQFFTRNPRGAKAKALDMEDIKKFENILNEHKFGPLVAHAPYILNLASHKEDTWNLAKRVIKEDLERLESIPCPYFTFHPGNHLGKGIDYGIERIAQGLNEIITGNENTMILLETMSGKGTEVGYTFEQIKNIIDKVKYSELIGVCLDTCHIYSAGYDIVNELDNVLEEFDKIIGIDKLKAIHLNDSMKEFGSRKDRHEKIGKGTIGLEAILNVLNHPQLKDLPFILETPNELEGYRDEIKLLTEKE; this comes from the coding sequence ATGTTTTTAGGATGTCATTTGACGATTTCTAAAGGTTATTCAAAGGCTGCAGAAGTTGCAATTAGCATAGGAGCTAATACTTTTCAGTTCTTTACAAGAAATCCTAGAGGTGCAAAAGCAAAAGCACTAGATATGGAGGATATAAAGAAATTTGAAAATATATTAAATGAACATAAATTTGGTCCATTAGTAGCTCATGCTCCATATATACTTAATCTTGCTTCTCATAAAGAAGATACTTGGAATTTAGCAAAAAGAGTGATTAAAGAGGATTTAGAGAGATTAGAAAGTATTCCTTGTCCATATTTTACATTTCACCCAGGGAATCATCTTGGTAAGGGGATAGACTATGGAATAGAAAGAATAGCTCAAGGACTTAATGAGATAATTACAGGCAATGAAAATACTATGATTTTATTGGAGACAATGTCTGGAAAGGGAACAGAGGTAGGCTATACATTTGAGCAAATAAAGAATATAATTGATAAAGTGAAATACTCTGAACTGATAGGAGTTTGTTTAGATACTTGCCACATATATTCAGCAGGGTATGATATAGTTAATGAACTGGATAATGTTTTAGAAGAGTTTGATAAAATTATAGGTATTGATAAACTAAAAGCTATACATCTAAATGATAGCATGAAAGAGTTTGGCAGTAGGAAAGACAGACATGAAAAAATAGGAAAAGGAACTATAGGGCTTGAAGCCATTTTAAACGTATTAAATCATCCTCAGCTAAAAGATTTACCATTTATTTTAGAAACTCCTAATGAGCTTGAGGGATATAGGGATGAGATAAAGTTATTAACTGAAAAAGAGTAA
- a CDS encoding SPL family radical SAM protein: MKVKESSRNLSTSFMNSFSHIYVEKEVLNHHITLEILSKFPNSKVVEIENYKDVFNRPRQNFIIQKKSPKLILAKKTSNCLYEGSSLCEDFGETSFYYSSNIFNCIYNCEYCYLRGLYSSSNIVIFVNIEDFFEEINKTIKDKRAYICISYDSDILAFENITGFVRKWIEFASKHNNLLIEIRTKSSNFRSIKDLEIPANVIFAWTLSPQEIIDNFEYKTPSLTARLNDIKLAISKGLKVRISLEPIMKIKGFEAIYGKFIDKVFTEMPSEAIRDVNIGVFRMSEEHIKRLRRLDKYSKVFGYDFKKENGVVSYFDEEYLRSFVRKRLINYIDKKKIY, from the coding sequence ATGAAAGTAAAAGAGAGTTCAAGAAACTTATCAACAAGCTTTATGAATAGTTTTTCACACATATATGTAGAAAAAGAAGTTTTAAATCATCATATAACCTTAGAAATATTAAGTAAATTTCCAAACAGCAAGGTAGTAGAAATAGAAAATTACAAAGATGTTTTCAACAGACCAAGACAAAATTTTATAATTCAAAAAAAGTCCCCTAAATTGATATTGGCTAAAAAAACTAGTAACTGTTTGTATGAAGGTTCATCTTTATGTGAAGATTTTGGAGAAACTTCATTTTATTATTCTTCAAATATATTTAATTGTATTTATAATTGTGAATATTGCTATTTAAGAGGTTTGTATTCATCTTCTAATATTGTAATTTTTGTTAATATAGAAGATTTTTTTGAAGAAATCAATAAAACAATTAAAGATAAAAGAGCATATATATGTATTTCATACGACTCAGACATATTAGCTTTTGAGAATATAACTGGTTTTGTAAGAAAATGGATTGAATTTGCAAGTAAGCATAATAATTTACTTATAGAGATAAGAACTAAGAGCAGCAATTTTAGAAGCATTAAAGATTTAGAAATACCAGCAAATGTTATATTTGCTTGGACTCTATCGCCTCAAGAAATAATTGATAATTTTGAATATAAGACACCTAGCCTTACTGCAAGGCTAAATGACATAAAGTTAGCTATTTCAAAGGGTTTAAAAGTAAGGATATCTCTTGAACCTATCATGAAAATTAAAGGGTTTGAAGCGATTTATGGTAAATTTATAGATAAAGTATTTACAGAAATGCCATCAGAGGCTATAAGAGATGTTAATATTGGAGTATTTAGAATGAGCGAAGAACATATAAAGAGGCTAAGAAGGTTAGATAAATATTCGAAAGTGTTCGGGTATGATTTTAAGAAGGAAAACGGAGTTGTAAGTTATTTTGATGAAGAATATTTAAGAAGTTTTGTAAGAAAAAGATTAATTAACTATATTGATAAAAAGAAGATATATTAG